From Streptomyces sp. NBC_01460, a single genomic window includes:
- the fabF gene encoding beta-ketoacyl-ACP synthase II yields MSPTNRTVVVTGIGATTPLGGDSASTWEGLMAGRSGVKPLEGERFAELPVRIAALAAVDPGEVLPRPLARKLDRSAQFALIAAREAWADAGFTGKAGEDEKIQPERLGSVIASGIGGVITLLDQYDVLKEKGVRRVSPHTVPMLMPNGPAANVGLEVNAQAGVHTPVSACASGAEAIGYAVEMIRTGRADVVVAGGTEAAIHPLPIAAFANMMAMSKSNDEPEKASRPYDTARDGFVLGEGAGVVILESAEHAAARGAKVYCEVLGQGLSADAHHIAQPEPTGRGIAAAMQNLLDSTDLKPSEVVHLNAHATSTPQGDVAEIKALRAVLGDDLDHVAISATKSMTGHLLGGAGGIETVATVLALHHRIAPPTINIDDLDEAVEADVVRGEPRALPEGPIAAINNSFGFGGHNVVLAFRSV; encoded by the coding sequence GTGAGCCCGACCAATCGCACCGTGGTCGTCACCGGTATCGGCGCAACCACTCCGCTGGGTGGCGACTCCGCATCGACCTGGGAAGGTCTGATGGCCGGCCGTTCCGGCGTCAAGCCTCTCGAGGGCGAACGTTTCGCCGAACTGCCCGTCCGGATCGCCGCCCTCGCGGCCGTCGACCCCGGCGAGGTACTGCCCCGTCCGCTCGCCCGCAAGCTGGACCGCTCGGCGCAGTTCGCGCTGATCGCGGCCCGCGAGGCCTGGGCGGACGCCGGCTTCACCGGCAAGGCCGGTGAGGACGAGAAGATCCAGCCCGAGCGTCTGGGATCGGTCATCGCCTCCGGCATCGGCGGCGTGATCACCCTGCTCGACCAGTACGACGTGCTGAAGGAGAAGGGCGTACGCCGCGTCTCCCCGCACACCGTTCCCATGCTCATGCCCAACGGCCCGGCGGCCAACGTCGGTCTCGAGGTCAACGCACAGGCCGGCGTCCACACCCCGGTCTCCGCCTGCGCGTCGGGTGCCGAGGCCATCGGGTACGCCGTCGAGATGATCCGCACCGGCCGTGCCGACGTGGTCGTCGCCGGCGGCACCGAGGCGGCCATCCACCCGCTGCCGATCGCCGCGTTCGCCAACATGATGGCGATGTCCAAGAGCAACGACGAGCCCGAGAAGGCCTCGCGTCCCTACGACACGGCCCGCGACGGCTTCGTCCTCGGCGAGGGCGCCGGCGTCGTGATCCTGGAGTCCGCGGAGCACGCCGCCGCGCGCGGCGCCAAGGTCTACTGCGAGGTGCTCGGCCAGGGCCTGTCCGCGGACGCCCACCACATCGCGCAGCCCGAGCCCACCGGGCGCGGGATCGCCGCGGCGATGCAGAACCTGCTGGACTCCACGGACCTGAAGCCGTCGGAGGTCGTGCACCTGAACGCGCACGCCACCTCCACGCCGCAGGGCGACGTCGCGGAGATCAAGGCACTGCGCGCGGTGCTGGGCGACGACCTCGACCATGTCGCGATCTCGGCCACGAAGTCGATGACGGGTCACCTGCTGGGTGGCGCCGGCGGTATCGAGACCGTGGCGACCGTGCTGGCGCTGCACCACCGGATCGCGCCGCCGACCATCAACATCGACGACCTCGACGAGGCCGTCGAGGCGGACGTCGTACGCGGCGAGCCTAGGGCGCTGCCCGAGGGTCCGATCGCCGCGATCAACAACTCGTTCGGTTTCGGCGGCCACAACGTCGTGCTGGCGTTCCGCTCGGTCTGA
- a CDS encoding DUF3145 domain-containing protein: MTTRGVLYVHSAPRALCPHVEWAVAGVLGVRVQLDWIRQPAAPGTWRSEFSWKGRAGTASELASALRGWDLLRFEVTAEPCPTAEGERYSSTPGLGIFHAVTGMHGDILVPEDRLRAALARSLRGETDLEAEVAKLLGKPWDDELESFRHAGEGAPVRWLHQVV, from the coding sequence GTGACGACACGTGGAGTCCTGTACGTTCACTCCGCACCGCGCGCGCTGTGCCCGCACGTCGAATGGGCGGTAGCGGGTGTTCTCGGTGTGAGGGTCCAGCTGGACTGGATCAGACAGCCGGCCGCTCCAGGTACCTGGCGGTCCGAATTCTCCTGGAAGGGCCGTGCGGGTACGGCGTCGGAGCTGGCCTCGGCCCTCCGCGGCTGGGACCTGCTGCGCTTCGAGGTGACGGCGGAGCCGTGCCCCACGGCGGAGGGGGAGCGCTACAGCTCCACGCCGGGGCTCGGCATCTTCCACGCCGTCACCGGCATGCACGGCGACATCCTGGTCCCCGAGGACCGGCTGCGGGCGGCGCTGGCGCGCTCCCTGCGCGGCGAGACCGACCTGGAGGCCGAGGTCGCCAAGCTCCTGGGCAAGCCCTGGGACGACGAGCTGGAGTCCTTCCGTCACGCGGGAGAGGGCGCGCCCGTGCGCTGGCTGCACCAGGTGGTCTGA
- a CDS encoding SGNH/GDSL hydrolase family protein: MPERVSRRRARGAAVTLTAVALAASAALTGCSSDGTPAPRSAAGTRSPSPSPTPAWDASPASVAAVGDSITRGFDACSVLADCPEVSWATGTDGGVRSLAVRLLGVSKAASHSWNHAVSGARMAQLPEQMALAAKDRPELVTVMIGANDACRDSVRLMTPVADFRTSFEASMRQLRAAAPRSQVYVSSVPDLKRLWSTGRENPLGKQIWKLGICRSMLADADDMGPTAVARRDAVRERVVAYNEVLREVCARDERCRYDGGAVFDYRFTGEQLSEWDWFHPGRDGQARLAEIAYRTVTAAGPPA; encoded by the coding sequence ATGCCTGAGCGTGTGTCACGTCGCCGTGCCCGGGGCGCCGCGGTCACTCTGACGGCGGTCGCGCTCGCCGCCTCCGCCGCGCTCACCGGCTGCTCCTCCGACGGGACGCCCGCCCCCCGGAGCGCCGCCGGCACCCGGAGCCCTTCCCCCTCGCCGACACCGGCGTGGGACGCGAGCCCCGCCTCGGTCGCCGCGGTCGGGGACTCCATCACGCGGGGCTTCGACGCCTGCTCGGTGCTGGCCGACTGCCCCGAGGTGTCCTGGGCGACCGGGACCGACGGCGGGGTGCGGAGCCTCGCCGTACGCCTGCTGGGCGTGTCGAAGGCGGCCTCGCACAGCTGGAACCACGCCGTGTCGGGCGCCCGGATGGCCCAGCTCCCGGAGCAGATGGCGCTGGCGGCGAAGGACCGGCCGGAGCTGGTCACGGTGATGATCGGCGCGAACGACGCCTGCCGTGACTCGGTGCGGCTGATGACCCCGGTGGCGGACTTCCGGACCTCCTTCGAGGCCTCGATGCGGCAGTTGCGCGCCGCGGCGCCGAGGTCGCAGGTGTACGTGTCGAGCGTGCCGGATCTCAAGCGGCTCTGGTCGACCGGGCGGGAGAACCCGCTGGGCAAGCAGATCTGGAAGCTGGGGATCTGCCGGTCGATGCTGGCCGACGCGGACGACATGGGGCCGACGGCCGTCGCGCGCCGCGACGCGGTGCGGGAGCGGGTCGTCGCGTACAACGAGGTGCTGCGGGAGGTCTGCGCCCGGGACGAGCGCTGCCGCTACGACGGCGGGGCGGTGTTCGACTACCGGTTCACCGGTGAGCAGCTCAGCGAGTGGGACTGGTTCCACCCGGGGCGCGACGGCCAGGCCAGGCTCGCGGAGATCGCTTACCGCACGGTCACGGCGGCCGGTCCCCCGGCGTAA
- a CDS encoding aldose epimerase family protein, whose translation MTTGAAVQSEDFSTRADGTPVRRWTLERAGVRVRVLTYGAVVQSVEIPGRDGARAEVALGLPDVTAYETHTGPYFGAVVGRYANRIAGGSFVLDGRTHRVTRNEGRNTLHGGGRGFDKRVWDAEEVPGGVRLSLVAEDGEEGFPGRLAVSVAYTLDEDGALRIDYRATTDAPTVVNLTNHTYWNLAGADSGSALGHELRLAAGRITPGDEESIPTGEFVPVEGTRFDFREQKPVGPGYDTNYVLEETGGEPVAELYDPASGRLLTVRTTEPGLQLYTADHFEGDPFVPCAGIALETQHFPDAPNRPEFPSTVLRPGEEFTSTTVYGFSVR comes from the coding sequence ATGACGACGGGTGCGGCGGTACAGAGCGAAGACTTCTCCACACGCGCGGACGGCACACCGGTCCGCCGCTGGACCCTGGAGCGCGCGGGCGTCCGGGTGCGGGTGCTGACGTACGGCGCCGTGGTGCAGTCGGTGGAGATCCCCGGCAGGGACGGCGCCCGCGCCGAGGTGGCCCTGGGGCTGCCGGACGTCACGGCGTACGAGACCCACACCGGTCCGTACTTCGGCGCCGTGGTCGGCCGGTACGCGAACCGGATCGCGGGCGGGTCCTTCGTCCTCGACGGGCGGACGCACCGGGTCACGAGGAACGAGGGCCGCAACACCCTGCACGGCGGAGGGCGCGGCTTCGACAAGCGCGTGTGGGACGCCGAGGAGGTGCCCGGCGGTGTACGGCTCTCCCTGGTCGCCGAGGACGGCGAGGAGGGCTTCCCGGGGCGGCTGGCCGTCTCGGTGGCGTACACCCTGGACGAGGACGGCGCGCTGCGGATCGACTACCGGGCGACGACGGACGCGCCGACCGTGGTGAACCTGACGAACCACACGTACTGGAACCTGGCCGGGGCGGACAGCGGGAGCGCGCTCGGGCACGAACTGCGGCTCGCGGCCGGGCGGATCACCCCGGGGGACGAGGAGTCGATCCCCACGGGCGAGTTCGTACCGGTGGAGGGCACCAGGTTCGACTTCCGGGAGCAGAAGCCCGTGGGTCCGGGTTACGACACCAACTACGTGCTGGAGGAGACCGGCGGGGAGCCGGTCGCCGAGCTCTACGACCCCGCGTCGGGTCGTCTGCTGACGGTCCGCACGACGGAACCGGGGCTCCAGCTCTACACCGCCGACCACTTCGAAGGGGACCCCTTCGTGCCGTGCGCCGGGATCGCCCTGGAGACGCAGCACTTCCCGGACGCGCCGAACCGCCCGGAGTTCCCGAGCACCGTGCTGCGGCCGGGCGAGGAGTTCACCTCCACGACGGTGTACGGATTCTCCGTGCGCTGA
- a CDS encoding flavin monoamine oxidase family protein: MTSPADASPSALPSRRSLIAGATAGAAVLAVNAAAPSAGATTPRAAAAAPGAAPGSDRDAALTVARAILVRDENDKDLIPGYREVLLGKGLPRTRAARKKVLVVGAGPAGLTAARLLHDAGHDVTVIEANGNRVGGRIKTFRAGGHEQSEPPFADPKQYAEAGAMRIPDSHPLVTGLMAGLGLRTRRFHLVDVDTEGRPANRTWIHVNGVRVRRADYAAKPQAVNRSFGVPAAYENTPASQIVRDAFAPVRAEIEGKEGSELVEGWATVLQRYGHFSMFRYMTEVAKLDERTVDLIGTVENMTSRLHLAFLHSFIGASLISPATSFFELPDGTATLVDAMYAQVKDLVHLDRRATRINHTEDGVSVETVSEGRGGPVVRETFTGDRAIVTVPFSGMRHLPVVPALSYGKRRAITEVHYDAATKVLLEFSRRWWEFDEADWKRELGEVRPGLYEEYRAGKAPADGSLLGAHPSVPRGHIPPNQRVHYAAFRATARDQPEAAHVIGGGSVTDNANRFIYQPSHPVEGSRGGVLLASYSWADDALKWDSLDDDERYPHTLGGVQDVYGQRIEVFYTGVGRTQSWMRDPYAYGEASVLLPGQHTELFPDVRTPEGPLHFAGCHTSVKPAWIEGALESAVRTALEVHGA; this comes from the coding sequence ATGACCTCACCCGCAGACGCATCGCCGTCCGCCCTGCCCTCCCGCCGCTCCCTGATCGCGGGTGCCACCGCCGGTGCCGCGGTCCTCGCCGTGAACGCCGCCGCCCCGTCCGCGGGGGCCACGACGCCCCGGGCCGCTGCCGCCGCGCCGGGAGCGGCGCCCGGATCCGACCGGGACGCCGCTCTCACCGTCGCCCGGGCCATCCTCGTCCGCGACGAGAACGACAAGGACCTGATCCCCGGCTACCGCGAGGTCCTGCTGGGCAAGGGCCTGCCCCGCACCCGGGCCGCACGCAAGAAGGTGCTGGTCGTCGGCGCGGGGCCGGCGGGGCTCACCGCGGCGCGGCTCCTCCACGACGCGGGGCACGACGTCACCGTGATCGAGGCCAACGGCAACCGTGTCGGCGGCCGCATCAAGACCTTCCGGGCCGGCGGCCACGAGCAGTCGGAACCGCCCTTCGCCGACCCCAAGCAGTACGCCGAGGCCGGCGCGATGCGCATCCCGGACAGCCATCCGCTGGTCACCGGGCTGATGGCCGGCCTCGGGCTGAGGACCCGCCGCTTCCACCTGGTCGACGTGGACACCGAGGGGCGCCCCGCCAACCGCACCTGGATCCACGTCAACGGCGTCCGTGTCCGCCGCGCCGACTACGCCGCGAAGCCGCAGGCGGTCAACCGCTCCTTCGGCGTCCCGGCGGCCTACGAGAACACCCCCGCCTCGCAGATCGTGCGGGACGCGTTCGCCCCCGTACGCGCGGAGATCGAGGGCAAGGAGGGCAGCGAACTGGTCGAGGGCTGGGCGACCGTCCTCCAGCGCTACGGGCACTTCTCGATGTTCCGGTACATGACCGAGGTGGCGAAGCTCGACGAGCGCACCGTCGACCTCATCGGCACCGTCGAGAACATGACCTCGCGGCTCCATCTCGCCTTCCTGCACAGCTTCATCGGGGCTTCGCTGATCAGCCCGGCGACCTCCTTCTTCGAGCTTCCCGACGGCACCGCGACGCTGGTCGACGCGATGTACGCGCAGGTGAAGGACCTGGTGCACCTGGACCGCCGGGCCACCCGGATCAACCACACCGAGGACGGGGTGAGCGTGGAGACCGTCTCCGAGGGCCGGGGCGGCCCCGTCGTCCGGGAGACCTTCACCGGCGACCGGGCGATCGTCACCGTGCCCTTCTCCGGGATGCGGCACCTCCCGGTGGTCCCGGCGCTCTCGTACGGCAAGCGGCGCGCGATCACCGAGGTCCACTACGACGCTGCGACCAAGGTGCTGCTCGAATTCAGCCGCCGCTGGTGGGAGTTCGACGAGGCGGACTGGAAGCGTGAGCTGGGAGAGGTGCGGCCCGGGCTCTACGAGGAGTACCGGGCGGGGAAGGCCCCGGCCGACGGTTCGCTGCTGGGCGCGCACCCCTCCGTGCCGCGCGGCCACATCCCGCCCAACCAGCGGGTGCACTACGCGGCCTTCCGCGCGACCGCCCGTGACCAGCCCGAGGCGGCCCACGTCATCGGCGGCGGCTCGGTGACCGACAACGCCAACCGCTTCATCTACCAGCCCTCACACCCGGTCGAGGGCAGCCGGGGCGGGGTCCTGCTCGCCTCCTACAGCTGGGCCGACGACGCCCTGAAGTGGGACTCGCTGGACGACGACGAGCGCTATCCGCACACCCTGGGCGGCGTCCAGGACGTGTACGGGCAGCGGATCGAGGTCTTCTACACGGGCGTCGGCCGCACCCAGTCCTGGATGCGTGACCCGTACGCGTACGGCGAGGCGTCGGTGCTCCTGCCGGGCCAGCACACCGAGCTGTTCCCGGACGTGCGGACCCCGGAGGGGCCGCTGCACTTCGCGGGCTGCCACACCTCCGTCAAGCCGGCCTGGATCGAGGGCGCCCTGGAGTCCGCGGTCCGGACGGCGCTGGAGGTCCACGGCGCCTGA
- a CDS encoding EI24 domain-containing protein produces MSDLGAGFGYLVKGQRWAFGHGRWFGFGLLPALITLVVYAGALVGLGYGADDFVGWATPFADDWSSPWLGLLRNTLTALVFVFGIFLAVITFTAATLLVGQPFYESLSEAVDRSEGGEVPESGLPLWRELWISARDSVRILLRVALYGVLLFALGFIPVVGQTVVPALGFCVSGYFLSEELTAVALQRRGMVLKDRLTLLRGRRMAVLGFGVPLALAFVVPFVAVLLMPGAVAGATLLARDLAGPPEAEPARAPASPYTLHKD; encoded by the coding sequence ATGAGTGATCTCGGGGCGGGTTTCGGTTACTTGGTCAAGGGCCAGCGCTGGGCCTTCGGGCACGGCCGGTGGTTCGGGTTCGGCCTGCTGCCCGCGCTGATCACCCTCGTCGTCTACGCGGGCGCGCTCGTCGGCCTGGGCTACGGCGCGGACGACTTCGTCGGCTGGGCCACCCCGTTCGCCGACGACTGGTCGTCGCCCTGGCTGGGCCTCCTGCGCAACACACTGACCGCCCTGGTCTTCGTGTTCGGGATATTCCTCGCGGTCATCACCTTCACCGCGGCGACCCTGCTGGTCGGCCAGCCGTTCTACGAGTCGCTCTCCGAGGCGGTCGACCGCAGCGAGGGCGGCGAGGTGCCCGAGTCGGGCCTGCCGCTCTGGCGCGAGCTGTGGATCTCCGCCCGCGACTCCGTCCGTATCCTGCTGCGGGTCGCGCTCTACGGGGTGCTGCTCTTCGCCCTCGGCTTCATCCCCGTCGTCGGGCAGACCGTGGTCCCCGCCCTCGGCTTCTGCGTCTCCGGCTACTTCCTCTCCGAGGAGCTCACCGCCGTCGCCCTCCAGCGCCGGGGCATGGTCCTGAAGGACCGGCTCACGCTGCTGCGCGGCCGACGCATGGCGGTCCTCGGCTTCGGCGTCCCGCTCGCGCTCGCCTTCGTCGTCCCCTTCGTCGCCGTGCTCCTGATGCCGGGCGCCGTCGCCGGGGCCACCCTGCTGGCCCGCGACCTCGCCGGGCCGCCCGAGGCCGAGCCGGCGCGGGCCCCCGCGTCGCCGTACACCCTGCACAAGGACTGA
- a CDS encoding mandelate racemase/muconate lactonizing enzyme family protein, with protein sequence MRITGITTHVVGTPWRNLTYVQVHTDEGLTGVGETRMLGRTDALLGYLGEASANHITGSDPFAVEDLVKRMKYGDYGRAGEIVMSGIAVIEMACWDIKGKALGVPVWQLLGGKVTDRVKAYANGWYTTERTPEAYHKAAQGVVERGYRALKIDPFGTGHFELGQEETRYAVSLIEAVRDAIGPDTELMLEMHGRFSPSTAVRIAREMAPFRPAWLEEPVPPENLKALAKVAEKVDLPIATGERIHDRIEFRELFESQAADIIQPDVGHIGGILETRKLAATAETHYTLIAPHNVGGSVLTAASLQVAGCTPNFKILEHFNDFADADIKKVVKGAPAVDPATGCFELSDAPGLGVELDVDAAAEFPQQQARFDLWADGWEKRQPK encoded by the coding sequence GTGCGCATCACCGGAATCACCACGCACGTCGTCGGCACGCCGTGGCGCAACCTCACCTACGTCCAGGTGCACACCGACGAGGGTCTCACCGGAGTCGGCGAGACCCGGATGCTGGGCCGCACGGACGCGCTGCTCGGCTACCTGGGTGAGGCGTCGGCCAATCACATCACCGGCTCCGACCCGTTCGCGGTCGAGGACCTCGTCAAGCGGATGAAGTACGGCGACTACGGCCGGGCCGGGGAGATCGTGATGTCCGGCATCGCGGTGATCGAGATGGCCTGCTGGGACATCAAGGGCAAGGCGCTGGGCGTCCCCGTCTGGCAGCTGCTCGGCGGGAAGGTCACCGACCGGGTCAAGGCCTACGCCAACGGCTGGTACACCACCGAGCGCACCCCGGAGGCGTACCACAAGGCGGCGCAGGGGGTCGTCGAGCGCGGGTACCGGGCGCTGAAGATCGACCCGTTCGGCACGGGCCACTTCGAGCTGGGCCAGGAGGAGACCCGCTACGCCGTGTCCCTCATCGAGGCCGTGCGGGACGCCATCGGCCCCGACACCGAGCTGATGCTGGAGATGCACGGACGGTTCAGCCCGTCTACGGCGGTGCGGATCGCCCGCGAGATGGCACCGTTCAGGCCGGCGTGGCTGGAGGAGCCGGTGCCGCCGGAGAACCTCAAGGCGCTGGCCAAGGTGGCGGAGAAGGTCGACCTGCCGATCGCGACGGGTGAGCGCATCCACGACCGGATCGAGTTCCGTGAGCTCTTCGAGTCGCAGGCAGCCGACATCATCCAGCCGGACGTCGGCCACATCGGCGGCATCCTGGAGACCCGCAAGCTCGCGGCGACCGCCGAGACCCACTACACGCTCATCGCCCCGCACAACGTGGGCGGCTCGGTGCTGACCGCGGCGAGCCTCCAGGTCGCGGGCTGCACCCCCAACTTCAAGATCCTCGAACACTTCAACGACTTCGCGGACGCGGACATCAAGAAGGTCGTCAAGGGAGCCCCCGCCGTCGACCCCGCCACCGGCTGCTTCGAGCTCTCCGACGCCCCCGGGCTCGGCGTGGAGCTGGACGTGGACGCGGCGGCGGAGTTCCCGCAGCAGCAGGCGCGGTTCGACCTGTGGGCGGACGGCTGGGAGAAGAGGCAGCCCAAGTGA
- a CDS encoding zinc-dependent alcohol dehydrogenase, with product MTSISRSLTIERPGSHTLTEGPLPEPGPGEVRVRVAAAGICMSDREVYDGHRDPAYVRYPVVPGHEWSGTVDAVGEGVDPALTGRHTVAEGFRACGRCERCRYGETSLCTAGYDETGFTRPGAFADHLVVPARLLHTLADDADLRAAALLEPSAVIAAAVRAGAPEPGERIAVVGAGTLGLLAVQLLAAVSPAELTVIDPRQERASLALDFGAGEARVPEEAEEVRGRYDLVVETAGAPSTAADACLLARRGGRVVLTGMFTPGAVGIDPVHLSLSQLTVRSVFGAPSAAWSYAVRAFTAGVLDPAPLITHEFPLERFAEAVALVGSGDPETGKVLLRP from the coding sequence GTGACGTCGATCTCGCGCTCGTTGACCATCGAGCGGCCCGGCAGCCACACACTGACCGAGGGGCCGCTCCCGGAGCCGGGCCCAGGCGAGGTCAGGGTGCGGGTCGCCGCCGCCGGCATCTGCATGAGCGACCGCGAGGTCTACGACGGCCACCGCGACCCCGCCTACGTCCGCTACCCCGTGGTGCCGGGTCACGAGTGGTCGGGCACCGTCGACGCGGTGGGCGAGGGCGTCGACCCGGCGCTGACCGGACGGCACACGGTCGCCGAGGGATTCCGGGCGTGCGGGCGCTGCGAGCGGTGCCGGTACGGGGAGACCTCCCTGTGCACGGCGGGGTACGACGAGACGGGGTTCACCCGGCCCGGGGCGTTCGCCGACCACCTCGTGGTCCCGGCACGGCTGCTGCACACGCTGGCCGACGACGCCGACCTGCGGGCCGCGGCCCTGCTGGAGCCGTCCGCGGTGATCGCGGCGGCGGTACGGGCGGGGGCGCCCGAGCCGGGCGAGCGGATCGCCGTGGTCGGGGCGGGCACGCTCGGCCTGCTCGCGGTGCAGCTGCTGGCGGCGGTGTCACCGGCGGAGCTCACCGTGATCGACCCGCGGCAGGAACGCGCCTCGCTGGCCCTGGACTTCGGGGCGGGCGAGGCCAGGGTCCCGGAGGAGGCCGAGGAGGTGCGCGGCCGCTACGACCTGGTGGTGGAGACGGCCGGAGCGCCGTCCACCGCGGCGGACGCGTGTCTGCTGGCGCGTCGCGGCGGCCGGGTGGTACTGACCGGGATGTTCACCCCGGGGGCCGTGGGCATCGACCCGGTGCACCTGTCGCTGAGCCAGCTCACCGTGCGCAGCGTCTTCGGGGCACCCTCGGCCGCCTGGTCCTACGCCGTGCGGGCGTTCACGGCCGGGGTGCTCGATCCGGCCCCGCTGATCACCCACGAGTTCCCGCTGGAGCGGTTCGCCGAGGCGGTGGCGCTGGTGGGATCCGGGGATCCGGAGACCGGGAAGGTGCTGCTGCGGCCGTGA
- the chvE gene encoding multiple monosaccharide ABC transporter substrate-binding protein has protein sequence MRNRRAALAAVASAASLALALTACGQNSEGGSEEDKGGSDGATIGIAMPTKSSERWISDGANVVKELKGKGYKTKLAYGEDDPDQQVSQIENMITQGVDALIVAAIDNKSLDNVLQQAKDADIPVISYDRLILGSENVDYYASFDNEKVGELQGTYIVDKLGLKDGKKGPFSIELFAGSNDDNNTKYFFQGAMNVLKPYVDKGELVVRSKQTALNQVTTLRWDGGTAQKRMDDLLTSSYRSTRVDAVLSPYDGISIGILSALKSDGYGTKAKPMPVVTGQDAEVASVKSIITGEQTQTVYKDLRELAKVASNMVDAVLNDKKPEVNDTKSYDNGAKVVPAFLLQPVSVDKANYKEILVDGGYYTENDLK, from the coding sequence ATGCGCAACCGCAGAGCCGCACTCGCCGCCGTAGCCTCCGCCGCCTCCCTGGCCCTCGCCCTGACCGCCTGCGGCCAGAACAGCGAGGGCGGCAGCGAGGAGGACAAGGGCGGCTCCGACGGCGCCACCATCGGCATCGCGATGCCGACCAAGTCCTCCGAGCGCTGGATCTCCGACGGTGCCAACGTCGTGAAGGAGCTCAAGGGCAAGGGCTACAAGACCAAGCTCGCCTACGGTGAGGACGACCCGGACCAGCAGGTCTCGCAGATCGAGAACATGATCACGCAGGGTGTGGACGCCCTGATCGTCGCCGCGATCGACAACAAGTCGCTCGACAACGTGCTGCAGCAGGCCAAGGACGCCGACATCCCGGTGATCTCCTACGACCGGCTGATCCTCGGCTCGGAGAACGTCGACTACTACGCCTCGTTCGACAACGAGAAGGTCGGCGAGCTGCAGGGCACGTACATCGTCGACAAGCTCGGCCTGAAGGACGGCAAGAAGGGCCCCTTCAGCATCGAGCTGTTCGCCGGCTCCAACGACGACAACAACACCAAGTACTTCTTCCAGGGCGCGATGAACGTCCTGAAGCCGTACGTGGACAAGGGCGAGCTGGTCGTCAGGTCCAAGCAGACCGCCCTCAACCAGGTCACCACCCTCCGCTGGGACGGTGGCACCGCGCAGAAGCGCATGGACGACCTGCTGACGTCCAGCTACCGCAGCACCCGGGTCGACGCCGTGCTCTCGCCGTACGACGGCATCTCCATCGGCATCCTCTCCGCCCTCAAGTCGGACGGCTACGGCACCAAGGCCAAGCCGATGCCGGTCGTCACGGGCCAGGACGCCGAGGTCGCCTCGGTGAAGTCGATCATCACCGGCGAGCAGACGCAGACCGTCTACAAGGACCTGCGTGAGCTCGCCAAGGTCGCCTCGAACATGGTCGACGCGGTCCTGAACGACAAGAAGCCCGAGGTCAACGACACCAAGTCGTACGACAACGGCGCCAAGGTCGTCCCCGCCTTCCTGCTGCAGCCCGTCAGCGTCGACAAGGCCAACTACAAGGAGATCCTCGTCGACGGCGGCTACTACACCGAGAACGACCTCAAGTAA